A stretch of Veillonellales bacterium DNA encodes these proteins:
- a CDS encoding ImmA/IrrE family metallo-endopeptidase, with product MIAIADPVAKAKQVLSDKKVGDIPALSLGAIADSEGVKYKQKDYPDKWDGMLVFKGDQRGILVNTRIDNTARHNFTFAHELGHYFLNHPPSFSKDGQLGIKCNVSETSMEHKGREAEANRFAVELLMPQDRFLLLMLGAEIDFALIAGLAIEFMVSKQACSYRLVELTQKPCIVVFSKHGKVTSYKVSRAAKGFWGGHASLPGETVAHEMIINKKQQSNFVECDSPNWLLRTVPEQKVYECTRGSYVDGSAMTILKW from the coding sequence ATGATTGCAATAGCTGACCCCGTTGCAAAGGCAAAGCAGGTTTTATCGGATAAAAAAGTCGGTGATATTCCAGCTCTGTCGCTCGGTGCTATTGCCGACAGTGAAGGTGTCAAATACAAACAAAAAGACTACCCCGATAAATGGGACGGGATGCTGGTGTTTAAGGGAGACCAGCGCGGCATTCTTGTAAACACGCGCATTGATAATACCGCTCGCCACAACTTTACGTTTGCACATGAGCTGGGGCATTACTTTCTAAATCATCCCCCGAGTTTTTCAAAAGATGGCCAGCTTGGTATCAAGTGTAACGTCTCAGAAACCAGTATGGAGCATAAAGGGCGCGAAGCGGAGGCAAACCGTTTCGCTGTTGAATTGCTAATGCCGCAGGACCGTTTTTTGTTGCTGATGTTGGGAGCTGAGATTGATTTTGCTCTCATTGCAGGTTTGGCAATTGAGTTTATGGTATCAAAACAGGCTTGCAGCTATCGTTTAGTGGAATTAACGCAAAAGCCTTGTATTGTAGTTTTTTCAAAACACGGAAAAGTTACCAGTTACAAGGTTTCACGGGCCGCAAAGGGGTTTTGGGGCGGGCATGCCTCTTTGCCAGGTGAAACAGTAGCGCATGAAATGATAATCAACAAAAAGCAGCAGAGTAATTTCGTGGAATGTGATTCGCCAAATTGGCTTCTCCGTACAGTACCGGAACAAAAGGTTTATGAATGCACTCGCGGCAGTTATGTTGATGGCTCAGCAATGACAATTTTGAAATGGTAG
- a CDS encoding restriction endonuclease subunit S, whose translation MKAAQLRQSILQAAVQGKLVQQNVHDEPASILLDRIAQKREKLLESEYPNADEARIQQLKQKKQTIPDDVSDLPDGWKWATLMQCSGLVVDCHNKTAPYSKSGIPLMRTSNVRNGKFQPEGLKFVTENTFERWSARCIPEAGDIIITREAPMGEVCMLPQNIRVCLGQRLMLIRLMPETIVPKFILFFLQNPNLMEYVQDKPVGLTVQHLRVGGVETMLIPIPPLAEQQRIVAKVDELMTLCDELEAAEKELDALESRFAEYLPKSILQAAVQGKLVPQNVHDEPVVELLKRIQQEKAQLVREGKIKKEKPLPPIAEDEIPYDLPDGWMWCRLGGVVSLLEGEKASGNPLPYLEAKVLRGQKTPAIVDEGKFIKEGTKLILVDGENSGEVFISPMEGYMGSTFKVLHIVEALWLPFILRFIELHKDLLRNSKKGAAIPHLNKDIFFHLPLPLPPLAEQQRIVAKVDELMALCDELKAAKDISVKRTASNIVPFPQQGEDKLEIGIAARGEMQGLSDEAVRDIKEMFGDDCNS comes from the coding sequence ATGAAAGCTGCCCAACTCCGGCAATCCATCCTGCAAGCGGCGGTGCAGGGCAAACTTGTGCAGCAAAACGTCCACGACGAACCGGCATCCATATTATTAGATAGAATTGCTCAAAAAAGAGAGAAACTTCTTGAGTCCGAATATCCTAATGCAGACGAAGCAAGAATTCAGCAATTAAAGCAAAAAAAACAGACGATTCCAGATGATGTTTCTGATTTGCCGGATGGTTGGAAATGGGCAACTTTAATGCAATGCTCTGGTTTGGTCGTTGACTGCCACAATAAAACTGCGCCTTATTCTAAATCAGGTATACCACTTATGCGCACATCGAATGTACGCAATGGGAAATTTCAACCGGAAGGCTTAAAATTTGTTACCGAGAATACATTTGAACGGTGGAGTGCTCGCTGCATTCCTGAAGCGGGCGACATTATTATTACCAGAGAAGCCCCAATGGGGGAAGTTTGCATGTTGCCTCAAAATATAAGAGTTTGTCTTGGTCAACGGTTAATGCTAATTAGATTGATGCCAGAGACTATTGTTCCAAAGTTCATTTTGTTTTTTCTTCAAAATCCAAACCTGATGGAATATGTTCAAGATAAGCCAGTGGGGTTGACTGTACAACACCTCCGCGTGGGAGGGGTTGAGACTATGTTGATTCCCATCCCGCCTCTTGCTGAGCAACAGCGTATCGTCGCCAAAGTGGACGAACTGATGACGTTATGCGACGAACTGGAAGCAGCGGAAAAAGAGCTGGACGCGCTGGAAAGCCGCTTTGCCGAATATTTGCCGAAGTCCATCCTGCAAGCAGCGGTGCAGGGCAAACTTGTGCCGCAAAATGTCCATGACGAACCAGTAGTGGAATTGCTAAAACGCATTCAGCAGGAAAAAGCACAGCTTGTCAGGGAAGGCAAAATCAAAAAAGAAAAGCCCCTGCCGCCTATTGCAGAGGACGAAATCCCATACGATTTGCCGGATGGGTGGATGTGGTGCAGGCTGGGTGGAGTTGTCTCTTTATTAGAAGGGGAAAAAGCAAGCGGAAACCCATTGCCTTATCTTGAGGCAAAAGTATTAAGAGGACAAAAAACGCCCGCGATAGTTGATGAGGGTAAATTCATAAAAGAAGGAACTAAACTTATCTTGGTAGATGGCGAAAATTCTGGTGAAGTTTTTATTTCTCCTATGGAAGGTTACATGGGGAGTACATTCAAAGTGCTTCATATTGTAGAAGCATTATGGTTGCCGTTTATTCTTAGGTTCATCGAATTACACAAGGATTTGCTTAGAAACTCAAAAAAGGGTGCAGCAATTCCTCATTTAAATAAAGATATATTTTTTCACTTGCCTCTTCCCCTTCCGCCTCTTGCCGAGCAGCAGCGCATCGTCGCCAAAGTGGACGAGCTGATGGCGCTGTGCGACGAACTGAAAGCAGCGAAGGATATTTCTGTAAAGCGGACAGCATCCAATATTGTGCCGTTCCCGCAACAAGGCGAGGACAAATTAGAAATCGGAATCGCCGCGCGTGGTGAAATGCAAGGGCTTTCGGATGAAGCCGTGCGCGATATCAAAGAAATGTTTGGGGATGATTGCAATAGCTGA